One segment of Pseudomonadota bacterium DNA contains the following:
- a CDS encoding alpha/beta hydrolase: MPWARTNAGEIYYDLRGSEAAPVLVLVRGLAWSSRYWLTLPGRFASSYRVLTLDSRGAGASSAPLGPYSIGAMADDVAAVLDAAGIGRVHLFGLSLGGMIAQQFALRHRERLGCLVLGATSAGG; the protein is encoded by the coding sequence GTGCCATGGGCACGCACCAACGCCGGGGAGATCTACTACGACCTGCGGGGCTCGGAAGCCGCCCCGGTGCTCGTTCTAGTGCGCGGCTTGGCATGGTCGAGTCGTTACTGGCTGACCCTACCGGGACGCTTTGCAAGCAGTTACCGTGTTCTGACGCTGGATAGTCGCGGCGCGGGCGCGAGCAGCGCTCCGCTTGGGCCCTACTCGATCGGCGCCATGGCAGACGACGTTGCCGCAGTGCTCGACGCGGCCGGCATCGGTCGCGTGCACCTCTTTGGTCTTTCGCTTGGCGGGATGATAGCGCAGCAGTTCGCTCTGCGGCATCGCGAGCGGCTGGGATGCCTCGTCCTCGGCGCCACCAGCGCCGGCGGC